Proteins encoded in a region of the Planococcus citri chromosome 1, ihPlaCitr1.1, whole genome shotgun sequence genome:
- the LOC135832158 gene encoding uncharacterized protein LOC135832158 encodes MLTEQEKKALLHFTHSSSVFNDARLKSLASSITNGRMNPISREESVKCILLHADSLLSVLRSKKVTATVLLKYLHELNVPTPGNADKEALIHKILYSEWNFPPPTPFQGNSMNVPGLHSSGNVSNIGNAPMNNQIHMNQGGGLPPFHFTQQSRNSFSQFNSQSTQNAPTIPFANSAQTSCLQYSGQSVMNSHTSIPPNSSLQMYNNNATTPNTSPYAEAISNHNLAKEVNSLAFDDFMVNFAKQFYELLNNQADGYFHALNQSHFFDECKIAIQIKGETEDIEQIGESVRDVLKLLSDLRQEHNLLFNPNLTAEGIRGKTDSHGLIYAVASGTLHHGVGKLVGVYEQSFILRKDPFEQNSCKIADTTLILRSNSSVNTFSQLLLPTSGRSSQRNFAIQDAPPSGNQLQLTYHS; translated from the exons ATGTTGACTGAGCAAGAGAAGAAGGCTCTTCTGCATTTCACCCATTCTTCATCAGTTTTCAACGACGCGCGGTTGAAAAGTTTGGCAAGTTCTATTACCAATGGAAGAATGAACCCCATTTCTCGTGAAGAATCCGTGAAATGTATTCTTTTACATGCTGACTCGTTACTTTCAGTATTGAGAAGCAAAAAAGTAACTGCGACAGTTTTGTTGAAATATCTTCATGAGTTGAATGTTCCCACGCCTGGAAATGCGGATAAAGAAGCACTAATTCATAAGATATTATATTCAGAATGGAATTTCCCTCCACCAACGCCTTTTCAAGGCAATTCTATGAATGTGCCAG GTTTACATTCGTCGGGAAATGTTTCAAACATAGGTAACGCACCTATGAACAATCAAATTCACATGAATCAGGGTGGTGGTTTGCCTCCATTTCACTTCACTCAACAATCTAGAAACAGCTTTAGTCAATTCAATTCACAAAGTACGCAGAATGCTCCTACGATTCCGTTTGCTAATTCTGCTCAAACATCATGTCTGCAGTATTCTGGACAAAGTGTGATGAACTCGCATACTTCTATACCTCCGAACAGTTCTCTTCAAATGTACAACAACAATGCAACGACACCAAATACATCACCATATGCAGAAGCTATTTCTAATCATAATTTGGCTAAAGAAGTGAACTCCTTGGCATTCGACGATTTCATGGTGAATTTCGCGAAACAGTTCTATGAACTGTTGAATAACCAAGCTGATGGTTATTTTCACGCATTAAatcaatcgcatttttttgacgaatgtAAAATAGCGATACAAATCAAAGGAGAAACAGAAGATATTGAACAGATAGGCGAATCTGTAAGAGATGTATTGAAGTTATTGTCAGACCTCAGACAAGAACATAATCTATTATTCAACCCAAATCTCACCGCCGAAGGAATTCGTGGTAAAACTGACAGTCATGGGTTAATCTACGCCGTAGCCAGTGGCACGCTGCATCATGGTGTTGGAAAATTAGTCGGTGTCTATGAACAGAGTTTCATTTTGCGAAAAGATCCTTTTGAACAGAACAGTTGTAAAATCGCTGATACAACTTTAATTTTGAGAAGCAATAGTTCTGTGAATACATTTTCTCAATTATTACTGCCTACCAGTGGAAGAAGTAGCCAGCGTAATTTTGCTATTCAAGACGCCCCTCCGTCGGGTAATCAATTGCAACTAACCTACCATTCGTGA
- the LOC135832156 gene encoding WD repeat-containing protein 46: MSRYFEVNVDELYKNNTEKAPGVADESLSTKKLRIKKRRQLRLQKQQLRKSTNNAKIPKKNVGKEKETLVDEKRIQYYSRGEGLHDANNVKTNFFKKKLIAKEKKIDWATEQSARAELLLTEEAGFLVPDDGERTSGIKQSQIANSVDITSAAKHFNLNLNFGSYRTNFTRNGRHLLIGGRKGHIACFDWVTKFLNCEMNVMEEVFDVQWLHVETLFAVAQKKWLYIYDNKGVEIHCVKGINKPLRLEFLPYHFLLTTGSEEGYLTWVDVSLGTIVSQFNAKLGRLSVMTHNPYNAVICTGHNKGIVSMWAPNSKEPIAKMLCHRTAVSGIAVDNRGLFLATSGVDHTMNIWDLRNLNGPLQKYHLHSAATNLAFSQKSFLAVSVGNVVEIYNDCYTTAAKYPYLRHRLFRSVEDIQFCPYEDVLGIGHQEGYTSVLVPGSGEPNIDALEANPFQTKKQRQEAEVKALLEKIQPEMITLDPFDIVEVHVPTLKEKIDARNRLIHLKPAKVDLIPRRKKRKINASKVKEIIRENNKKEFVKMKSVALSQHFSELNKHENVEEIVKDKSNETIDVLDRFKTKTK; encoded by the exons ATGTCGCGATATTTCGAAGTAAATGTGGACGAACTATATAAGAATAATACTGAGAAAGCTCCAGGGGTCGCTGATGAATCTTTATCTACTAAAAAACTGAGGATAAAAAAGCGTCGACAACTTCGGTTACAAAAACAACAGTTGAGAAAATCAACAAACAATGCGAAGATCCCgaagaaaaatgttggaaaagaaaaagaaacattgGTGGATGAAAAAAGGATTCAATATTATAGCCGAGGAGAAGGTTTGCATGATGCCAATAacgtaaaaacaaattttttcaaaaaaaagttgatcgcCAAGGAGAAGAAAATAGATTGGGCTACAGAACAATCCGCGAGAGCTGAATTATTGCTCACAGAAGAGGCTGG TTTTTTAGTTCCTGACGATGGGGAAAGGACTTCGGGTATCAAACAGTCTCAAATCGCCAACTCTGTAGATATAACTAGTGctgcaaaacatttcaatttgaatttgaattttgggtCGTATAG aaCAAACTTCACTCGAAATGGAAGACATTTATTGATTGGTGGACGCAAAGGTCATATTGCCTGCTTCGATTGGGTTACCAAATTTCTAAATTGTGAAATGAATGTTATGGAAGAAGTTTTCGATGTACA ATGGTTACACGTCGAAACGTTATTTGCTGTTGCTCAGAAGAAATGGCTCTATATTTATGATAATAAAGGAGTTGAAATACATTGTGTCAAAGGAATCAACAAACCTCTACGATTAGAATTTTTACCGTATCATTTCCTTTTGACTACTGGA aGTGAAGAAGGATATCTTACTTGGGTCGATGTGTCCCTTGGAACAATTGTTTCTCAATTTAACGCAAAATTAGGCCGTTTATCTGTGATGACTCATAATCCTTATAATGCCGTAATTTGTACCGGACATAACAAAG GTATAGTTAGTATGTGGGCTCCAAATTCTAAAGAACCCATCGCTAAAATGCTGTGTCATAGAACTGCTGTTTCTGGAATTGCTGTTGACAACCGTGGATT attcttGGCTACGAGCGGAGTTGATCATACTATGAATATTTGGGATTTAAGGAATTTAAACGGACCTCTTCAAAAATATCACCTTCATTCCGCAGCTACAAATTTAGCTTTCAGTCAGAAATCATTTCTTGCTGTATCGGTAGGCAATGTGGTTGAG ATTTATAACGATTGTTATACGACAGCTGCGAAATATCCGTATTTAAGACATAGACTTTTCCGTTCTGTTGAGGATATTCAGTTTTGCCCATATGAAGACGTGCTTGGTATTGGTCATCAAGAAGGCTACACCAGTGTACTTGTTCCCG GTAGCGGTGAGCCAAATATTGATGCTTTGGAAGCGAATCCATTCCAAACTAAAAAACAACGACAAGAAGCTGAAGTTAAAGCTCTGTTGGAGAag ATCCAACCGGAAATGATTACTTTGGACCCCTTTGATATTGTTGAAGTTCATGTACCCACCTTAAAAGAGAAAATTGATGCAAGAAATAGATTGATT catttgaaaCCGGCTAAAGTAGATCTTATCCCTCGAAGAAAGAAACGCAAGATAAATGCATCCAAAGTCAAAGAGATTATTcgggaaaataataaaaag GAATTCGTGAAAATGAAGAGTGTTGCCttatctcaacatttttcagagCTGAATAAACATGAAAATGTCGAAGAAATTGTTAAAGATAAAAGCAATGAAACGATTGATGTGCTTGATCgatttaaaacaaaaacgaaatga